A genome region from Coffea arabica cultivar ET-39 chromosome 7e, Coffea Arabica ET-39 HiFi, whole genome shotgun sequence includes the following:
- the LOC113700367 gene encoding gibberellin 20 oxidase 1-D-like has product MPSAKNQLSSSPTTNETKGEQKSLVFDAPFLQNQSDIPHEFIWPDEEKPCLVPPPMLHVPCIDLNGFLSGDPVTVSTATKLVKQACLEHGFFLVVNHGMDLQLLKAAHKCLDFFFDRPLQEKQRVQRKLGDHCGYASSFTNRFSSKLPWKETLSFRYCADGQQALNIVESYFLNGMGEDFRESGKVFQKYSEAMSSLCLKVMELLGTSLGVKAKHFREFFAGNDSIMRLNYYPACQKPDLTLGTGPHTDPTSLTILHQDHVGGLEVYVNGKWHSVPPDPESFVVNIGDTFMALSNGIFKSCLHRAIVNSRTPRKSIAFFLCPKMDKVVSPPEELVSSDNPRMFPDFTWSELLEFTQKHYRADMKTLDAFAKWLICQRDAQKMAT; this is encoded by the exons ATGCCTAGTGCTAAAAATCAGTTGTCATCATCTCCAACAACAAATGAAACCAAAGGCgaacaaaagtcacttgtcttTGATGCGCCTTTTCTCCAAAATCAATCCGACATTCCCCATGAGTTCATATGGCCTGATGAGGAAAAGCCTTGTCTTGTGCCTCCCCCAATGCTTCATGTGCCTTGTATAGATTTGAATGGCTTCCTCTCTGGGGACCCTGTCACTGTCTCCACCGCAACTAAGCTAGTAAAGCAAGCATGTCTTGAACATGGTTTCTTTCTTGTGGTTAATCATGGGATGGACTTGCAACTCCTAAAAGCAGCCCACAAGTGCTTGGATTTCTTCTTTGATAGGCCACTGCAAGAAAAGCAGAGAGTCCAGAGAAAGCTTGGGGATCATTGTGGTTATGCTAGTAGCTTCACTAATAGGTTCTCCTCCAAACTTCCATGGAAAGAAACGCTCTCTTTTCGATATTGTGCTGATGGTCAACAGGCCCTAAACATTGTTGAAAGCTACTTCTTGAATGGAATGGGTGAAGATTTTAGAGAATCCGG GAAGGTGTTCCAGAAGTACAGTGAAGCCATGAGTAGTCTATGTCTTAAAGTTATGGAACTTTTGGGAACCAGTCTTGGAGTAAAAGCGAAACATTTTAGAGAATTCTTTGCAGGAAATGATTCAATAATGAGATTAAACTACTATCCTGCATGCCAAAAACCTGATCTAACTCTTGGAACAGGCCCTCATACTGACCCCACATCCTTAACAATTCTTCATCAGGATCATGTTGGAGGCCTTGAAGTGTATGTCAATGGAAAATGGCACTCCGTTCCTCCTGACCCTGAATCTTTCGTCGTCAATATTGGCGACACATTCATG GCTCTTTCAAATGGAATCTTCAAAAGTTGCTTGCATAGGGCTATTGTGAACTCTCGAACTCCAAGAAAATCTATTGCATTTTTCCTATGTCCCAAAATGGATAAGGTTGTAAGCCCCCCAGAAGAATTGGTATCTTCTGATAATCCAAGGATGTTTCCAGATTTTACATGGTCAGAGCTGCTTGAATTCACTCAGAAACATTACAGAGCTGATATGAAAACCTTGGACGCTTTTGCGAAATGGCTGATATGCCAAAGGGATGCTCAAAAAATGGCTACTTAA